In Patescibacteria group bacterium, the following proteins share a genomic window:
- a CDS encoding PrgI family protein — protein MQQFTVPQFIDVEDKIIGPITTRQFIIMLSDFILIALCYKIFDFEMFVVIGLLLLCLGGVFAFLKINGRPFHYFILNFIETLKRPPLRVWSNWNSDPLWVNTGIETKPQDKIQSEPHRTFPKSRLAQLSLIVDTHGAYRDEEAGEEISSIK, from the coding sequence ATGCAGCAATTTACCGTTCCCCAATTTATTGACGTTGAAGACAAAATTATCGGACCGATAACGACCCGGCAATTTATAATAATGCTTTCAGATTTTATTTTAATCGCCCTGTGCTACAAAATTTTTGATTTTGAGATGTTTGTGGTTATCGGTCTGCTCCTTTTATGCCTGGGCGGGGTTTTTGCATTTTTGAAAATTAACGGCCGGCCATTCCACTATTTTATTTTAAATTTCATAGAAACCTTAAAAAGGCCGCCCTTGCGAGTCTGGTCTAACTGGAATAGCGATCCGCTTTGGGTTAATACCGGCATAGAAACTAAGCCCCAGGATAAAATTCAATCCGAGCCGCACCGGACTTTCCCGAAATCCCGGCTGGCCCAGCTTTCTTTAATCGTTGATACGCACGGAGCTTATCGGGATGAGGAGGCCGGCGAGGAAATCAGTTCAATAAAATAG
- a CDS encoding ComF family protein — translation MAPFARIEEFRKRINRLSGLALDIIFPVECFGCGREGEWICSECFLNLPFKDSQYCLGCKAESRLGEFCADCRRRYHLDGVLIAGDYENELLAKSIKNIKYHLVKQAAEIIGNYLAAFLVNETKKLKVSLADLKAGRIWEKVEGAQDAPGLFFNLEEALIIPVPLHPRRERSRGFNQADIIARTAAHNLSIPYSTGALIRVKQKTPQAKLGEEERKKNIIGCYGWSGGRLGEKDVLLVDDVATTGATLNECAKTLKANGARTVWGLVVAKG, via the coding sequence ATGGCGCCTTTTGCTAGAATCGAAGAATTCCGAAAGCGCATAAACCGGCTATCCGGCCTGGCACTGGATATAATTTTCCCCGTCGAATGTTTCGGTTGCGGCCGCGAAGGAGAGTGGATCTGCTCCGAATGTTTTCTCAATCTTCCCTTTAAAGATTCGCAATATTGCCTTGGGTGCAAGGCCGAAAGCCGGCTGGGGGAATTTTGCGCCGATTGCCGGAGGCGCTATCATCTGGACGGCGTTCTCATCGCCGGAGATTATGAAAACGAACTTTTGGCAAAATCCATTAAAAACATCAAATACCATTTAGTGAAGCAAGCGGCCGAAATCATAGGGAACTATTTGGCCGCTTTTTTAGTTAATGAAACAAAAAAATTAAAAGTTTCTTTAGCTGATTTAAAGGCCGGAAGAATTTGGGAAAAAGTGGAAGGCGCCCAAGATGCTCCCGGCCTTTTTTTTAACCTGGAAGAGGCATTAATTATCCCGGTGCCCCTGCACCCGCGCCGCGAGCGTTCCCGGGGCTTTAACCAGGCGGATATTATCGCCAGAACCGCGGCCCATAATTTGTCCATTCCATACTCTACTGGCGCGTTAATCAGGGTAAAACAAAAAACCCCCCAGGCAAAACTAGGGGAAGAAGAAAGAAAAAAGAATATTATCGGATGCTACGGCTGGTCCGGCGGCAGGCTGGGCGAAAAAGACGTGCTATTGGTTGACGACGTAGCTACGACCGGCGCGACGCTAAATGAGTGCGCGAAGACATTAAAAGCCAACGGAGCAAGAACGGTCTGGGGATTGGTAGTGGCTAAAGGGTAA
- a CDS encoding fused MFS/spermidine synthase translates to MVKKKKLEIAVFLCGAVVMIFELVGSRVLAPYLGISIFVWTSLIGVILGSLSIGYWLGGMLADKNPSLKIFSTLVFLSGASIFFTIIVKEPALHYFQGFFNLELSSFISSLILFSPASIFMGMISPYAVKLKMDSLNYSGATVGNLYALSTVGSIAGTFLAGFYLIPNFGSLKILIILAILLGFIAIYIYPKSLIKTKVFFILLLLSSLIFVIYTGSLEKKSGLIDTDTKYSRVFIYPGVDAKTKRKTLNLSFGPYGTQSAIFLEGEDDLVFDYTKYYRLAKYFAPKLKKSLIIGGAGYTYPRDYLKKFPEADLDVVEIDEKLTELAKKYFRLKDNPRLKIFHEDGRAFLNKTGNKYDAIFIDAFCSLYAIPYQLTTKEAVGKTYDALNAGGVAIVNIVSSIEGPSGEFLRAEYATYKSVYPQVYLFPVRKASKGEVGNIILVGLKSNAIPSFQSDDSELNEYLKNLYKEEIKTDMPVLTDDFAPVDYYARKAV, encoded by the coding sequence ATGGTTAAGAAAAAAAAATTGGAAATCGCGGTTTTTCTATGCGGAGCCGTGGTTATGATTTTTGAGCTGGTCGGATCAAGGGTCTTGGCGCCTTATCTCGGCATATCTATTTTCGTCTGGACAAGCTTAATCGGGGTAATACTCGGGAGTTTGAGCATCGGGTATTGGCTGGGCGGAATGCTGGCTGATAAAAACCCAAGCTTGAAAATTTTTTCCACCCTTGTCTTTCTTTCCGGAGCATCAATTTTTTTTACAATTATTGTCAAGGAGCCGGCTCTCCATTATTTTCAGGGATTTTTTAATCTGGAGCTGTCTTCTTTTATTTCTTCCTTAATATTATTTTCCCCGGCCAGTATTTTTATGGGGATGATTTCGCCCTATGCGGTCAAGCTGAAAATGGATAGCTTAAATTACTCGGGCGCGACCGTCGGAAATTTATATGCTTTGTCCACCGTCGGCAGTATTGCCGGAACGTTTTTGGCCGGGTTTTATCTTATTCCAAATTTCGGGTCTTTAAAAATATTGATTATTTTAGCAATTCTATTGGGATTTATTGCCATATACATTTATCCGAAAAGCCTTATCAAGACTAAAGTTTTTTTTATTTTACTTTTGCTGTCATCGCTCATCTTTGTAATTTATACTGGCAGTTTGGAGAAAAAGAGCGGACTAATTGACACGGACACAAAGTATAGCCGAGTTTTTATTTATCCCGGAGTCGACGCAAAAACAAAGAGAAAAACTTTGAATTTATCATTTGGACCGTACGGGACGCAGTCGGCCATATTTTTAGAGGGCGAAGATGATTTAGTTTTTGATTATACGAAGTATTATCGTTTAGCCAAATATTTTGCGCCAAAGCTTAAGAAATCTTTGATAATCGGCGGCGCGGGCTATACTTATCCGAGGGATTATTTAAAAAAATTTCCCGAGGCCGATCTTGATGTAGTAGAAATTGACGAGAAGCTCACCGAGCTGGCGAAGAAATATTTCAGGCTGAAAGATAATCCAAGACTAAAAATTTTTCATGAGGACGGAAGGGCCTTCCTAAACAAGACCGGCAATAAGTATGACGCGATATTTATTGATGCTTTTTGTTCGCTTTATGCCATCCCTTATCAGCTTACTACCAAGGAAGCAGTTGGAAAGACGTATGACGCGCTGAATGCCGGCGGTGTTGCGATAGTAAATATAGTTTCTTCAATAGAAGGCCCGAGCGGAGAATTTCTTCGGGCTGAATACGCAACCTATAAGAGCGTTTATCCCCAGGTGTATCTTTTTCCGGTAAGGAAGGCGAGCAAGGGAGAGGTAGGAAATATAATTTTAGTGGGATTAAAATCTAACGCAATTCCTAGCTTCCAATCGGACGATAGCGAGCTTAACGAGTATCTAAAGAATTTATATAAAGAAGAAATAAAAACAGACATGCCAGTTCTTACCGACGACTTCGCTCCGGTCGACTATTATGCCAGGAAGGCAGTATAA
- a CDS encoding DUF87 domain-containing protein — MFNPRKIEKENLAEEKRLKKANEAQAVEAETQLAEEIIIEEKAFRRGTLSIKDLISPASIEVKPNYLKLGEKFIRTHFVIGYPRYISVGWFAPIINLNSTFDVGMFFYPVNTAIVLEQLKKKAGILAAQIMSDSEKGAARDPLRETALRDVEGLRDALTQGIEKFFQFALYVTIYGDTKEDIDKLSDEVENILGSRLVYSRKVFYQAEQGFNSTLPLGNDELAITFNMNSSPIASSFPFISSELTSDEGILYGINRHNNSLVLFDRFSLQNANMVVFATSGAGKSYAIKLEVLRSLMLGTDVIIIDPEHEYKHLSDAVGGTYVNISLASEAKINPFDLPRAIGEDSKPQDIIRSAVITVKGLLRIMLGGITHEEDSIIDRALLETYAKKDITPDADIAKAEPPILTDFQEIIEGMEGGSGIALRLKKYTEGTFSGLLNSPTNVEVDNQLISFSVRDLEDELRPIAIYTIINYIWNVVRSQLKKRILVIDEGWWLMQHEDSAKFIFALVKRCRKYYLGVTTITQDVNDFLTSPYGQAIVTNSSIQLLLKQSPAAIDLIQKTFSLTEGEKYLLLESGVGEGIFFAGSKHAAIKIVASYTEDQLITSDPRQLLEIEEAKKEFAQSLESGDAEKGEGQNA, encoded by the coding sequence ATGTTTAATCCGAGAAAAATAGAAAAAGAAAATTTGGCCGAAGAAAAAAGGCTGAAAAAAGCCAATGAGGCGCAGGCAGTAGAAGCCGAGACCCAGCTGGCTGAAGAGATTATAATTGAAGAAAAAGCCTTCCGGCGGGGGACTTTGAGCATAAAGGATTTGATTTCCCCGGCTTCGATCGAGGTTAAACCCAATTATCTTAAGCTGGGAGAAAAATTTATCCGCACCCACTTCGTCATCGGCTACCCGCGCTATATCTCGGTCGGCTGGTTTGCTCCGATAATCAACCTGAATTCGACTTTTGACGTAGGGATGTTTTTTTATCCGGTCAATACGGCTATTGTATTGGAACAGTTAAAAAAGAAAGCCGGGATTTTGGCGGCGCAAATTATGTCTGATTCGGAAAAGGGGGCGGCTCGCGACCCATTGCGGGAAACCGCTTTGCGCGACGTTGAAGGCCTGCGCGACGCATTGACGCAAGGGATTGAAAAATTTTTCCAATTCGCGCTTTACGTTACAATTTACGGGGATACAAAAGAAGATATTGATAAGCTGTCAGACGAAGTTGAAAATATCCTCGGGTCGCGGCTGGTTTATTCCCGGAAAGTTTTTTACCAGGCCGAACAAGGATTTAATTCGACCCTGCCCTTGGGAAATGATGAGCTGGCTATCACCTTCAATATGAATTCTTCTCCGATTGCCTCGTCTTTTCCTTTTATTTCTTCAGAACTTACATCGGATGAGGGGATTTTATACGGCATAAACCGGCACAATAACAGCTTGGTGCTTTTTGACCGCTTCAGCCTGCAAAACGCCAATATGGTGGTCTTTGCCACTTCCGGCGCGGGAAAAAGCTATGCCATCAAATTGGAAGTGCTCCGCAGCCTGATGCTCGGTACGGACGTGATAATTATCGATCCGGAGCATGAGTATAAGCATTTATCGGACGCGGTCGGTGGAACTTATGTTAATATTTCTTTAGCCTCTGAAGCGAAAATCAATCCTTTTGATTTGCCCCGGGCAATCGGCGAGGACTCAAAGCCCCAGGACATTATAAGAAGCGCCGTCATTACCGTTAAAGGGCTTTTGCGCATTATGCTTGGGGGTATTACCCACGAAGAGGATTCAATTATTGACCGGGCGCTTTTGGAAACATACGCTAAAAAAGATATCACCCCGGACGCGGATATCGCCAAGGCCGAACCGCCGATACTAACCGACTTCCAGGAAATTATCGAAGGCATGGAAGGGGGCTCGGGCATCGCTTTGAGGCTGAAAAAATATACGGAAGGGACTTTTTCCGGGCTTCTTAATTCACCCACCAATGTTGAAGTGGACAACCAGCTGATCTCTTTTTCAGTCCGCGATTTAGAAGACGAACTAAGGCCGATTGCCATTTATACGATTATCAACTATATTTGGAATGTGGTCCGAAGCCAGCTGAAGAAGCGGATTTTGGTAATTGACGAGGGCTGGTGGCTCATGCAGCACGAGGACAGCGCCAAATTTATTTTCGCGCTGGTCAAACGGTGCCGAAAATATTATTTAGGCGTAACCACAATCACCCAGGATGTTAATGACTTTTTGACCTCGCCTTACGGCCAGGCGATTGTTACCAACTCATCAATCCAGCTTTTATTAAAACAATCTCCGGCGGCAATTGATTTGATCCAAAAGACTTTTTCTTTGACTGAAGGGGAAAAATATCTTCTTTTGGAGTCGGGCGTCGGGGAAGGGATATTTTTTGCCGGTTCAAAGCACGCGGCCATAAAAATTGTAGCCTCCTATACGGAAGACCAGCTTATAACCTCCGATCCGCGCCAGCTTCTGGAAATTGAAGAGGCTAAAAAGGAGTTTGCCCAAAGCCTTGAGTCTGGGGACGCGGAAAAAGGCGAGGGACAGAATGCTTAA